ATCAAGATACTCTTTTGGAAATAAAAAATTTTTAAGATATCCGTAAACGTGCATATTTCGTCCGCGCACCATCACGTGATCACCGCCATTTGGGCAAAAAATTTCTATTAAATTTTTATCATCGTTTAGTTCGCTTCGATTTTGATCAAAGTATCCAACCCTCACTTCTCCACGCTCTATCTTGCCTTTAAATGGCGGGATTTTGCCCAAAAGAGCTTTTAAAAGCGTGCTTTTACCACTTCCGTTTCGCCCTACTATCGCTATACGTTCACCTTGAAGAATTCTTGCGTTAAAGTCCTTTAACAGCTCTTTATCGCCAATTTTTAGCGTCAGGTCTTTTACCTCAAAAAGCATTTTTTTACGATTAGTCGAGTGGGTTTGGTTGAAATTTTTACTTGCGCGTTCCAGTTCTAGCTTTACGCGTCTTATCACGCCTGGGTTTTTCTTGGCTTCTTCGCGCATAGCCAGCACACGTTCTTTACGTCCTTCATTACGCTTTAGCCTTGCTTTAACACCGCGTCTTAGCCACTCCTCTTCGCTTTTTAAATTTTTTAAAAGCGTCTCATGGGTTTTAGCCATACTCTCTAAAATTTCTTGTTTTTTAGCCAAATAATACGCATATCCGCCGTCAAATGACCTTATTTTCGCCTCTTCTATCTCTATGCTTCTAGTTGCGATAGCATCTATAAAATAGCGATCGTGACTTATAAATATAATGGTTTGCTTTGAGTTTTTAAGCATATCCTCTAAAAATCTAACCATATAAACATCAAGATGGTTTGTAGGCTCATCAAGCAGTAAAACATCAGGCTTTTTAAGGATAAGTGCACCCAGTGCAACACGCCTGATCTCTCCTCCGCTTAGGCTGTTTACTAGGCGATTTTCATACTCTTTTAGACTAAATTGAACAAGCACTTGCTCTATGCTTCGCTCTATATCCCAGCCGTCTTTACTCTCTATAAATTTAATAAGCTCATCGGCCCTTGCGTGTATGGCGGTATTTTCAGGCTCATGAGCAAGAATTTCAACCACTTTTGCATACTCGTCACGTGCTTCAAAAATTTCTTTAAGTTCTAAATTTAAAACACCTTTAACACTTAAACCATCATCGTATTTTGGGGCCTGAGAGAGCATTTGCACGCTTATGTTGTTTTGTGTTACAACACGTCCGCTATCAACATCATAAGCACCGCAGATAATCTTCATCAATGTGCTTTTACCACCACCGTTTTTGCCGATTATGGCGATTCTCTCGCGTTCATTTATACTTAGGCTAACTTCATTTAAAATTTCATTTGGACCAAATTTTTTACTAACTTCGATAAGATCTATCAACGCCATTTTTAAACCTAAAATGAAATTCCCATACTTAGCGCAATGACGCAAAGCACAAAGGCAAGAGGAACATAAACATATCTTCCGATGTTATACCATAAGTCGCCGTGCTTTTTGGCCGCTCCAGTGTTTATCTCGTCCATTATCTCCTCTTTTTTTATCACCCAAAACCAAGAAAGAGCGCCGATAACTGCACCGATAGGAATGATATATATGCTAACAAGATCCATCCACGGTCCCCAACTTGAGATCATCTCCATGTTTATACCAACTCCTAAGCATACAACACAAAGAGCGACAAGCACGTGAGTTCGTTTTAGTTTTGGAAATTTATGAAGTATCGACTCGGCTACAGCCTCAAACATATTTTGCAAAGATGAAATTCCGCCAAAAATAACAGCCGTAAAAAGTATGATCGCAAAAATTTGCCCACCTGGCATATCTTGTAAAATTTTAGGCAAGGTTACAAAAAGAAGTTTAGGTCCAGCAGCAGGATCCATAGAGTAGGCAAATACGGCAGGTATCATAACAAATGCCGCCACAGTAGCCGCTATGGTATCAAATATCGCCGTCTTTCTTGCAGAGTCAACCACGTCTTCAGTCTTTGGCAAATACGCACCATAAACTATCATGCCAGAGCCCGTAATGGAAAGCGAGAAAAACGCCTGTCCCATAGCCGCAACCCAAACCATAGGGTCGCTAAGCTTTGAGAAATCAGCCTTAAATATAAATTTATACCCCTCAAAAGCACCATCAAGCATAGCAACACGCACCGCCAAAATAGTAAAAAGTATAAAAAATAACGGCATCATGATCTTGTTTGTTTTTTCGATACTTTTTGCTCCAAAAAATAACGTAAGCAAAGTGCCGACCACAACGATAATGTGAAAAGGCACAACCGAATACGGCGTAAGAGCGAAGGACTCAAACCAGGTATTTGTATCAACGCTCATTAAAGAGCCACTAAGCGCTTGCGTTAAAGCCTTTAAAACGTAAGCTATGATTACCGCGTAGCCGATAGCTATACACATAGAGCCTGCAAGCGGTATCCAGCCTAAAATTTTACCAACGCCGCCGAGTCCTCTTGTTGCAAAGGCGTATTCGTATGAGCCAAGAGTTCCTGTTTTAGCCCTTCTGCCGATAGCATACTCCGCACTTAATGCAACATAAGAAAAAAGTGCGATAAACATTAGATAGATGATCAAAAAAGCACCACCACCGTTTGCGCCGACCTTATACGGAAAGCCCCAGACATTCGCCATGCCAACGGCAGAGCCGACACACGCGATAATAAAAGCCCACCTAGAGGTAAAATTTTTCTTTTCCATTTTTCATCCGTTAAAATTTAGTTTTTGTATGATTATACTTAAAAAATCTTATTTGTAAGAAACAATAATGCGTCCAAAAGCCAAAGTGTGTAAAATTTACAAGCTTTAAACTAAAATTTCTACTATTTTAGGTAAAATCAGCACTTTTATAAGGAAAATTTTATGAATTTATCTCTCAAAAAACTTACCATACCTATATTTTTGGATATGTTTTTACACTTTATAACACTCATCATAAACACATATATGGTGACAAAGGTAAGCGTTCATCTAGTCGGAGCTATGGGCGCAGGAAACCAAGTCATGGACCTGTTTATGACGATATTTGGCTTTTTAAGCGTGGGTTGCTCTATCGTAGTGGCACAAGCCTTAGGCGCTAAGAACAAAAAACTTGTAAAACGCGTCATTCACGCAAGTATAACATTTAACTCTATCGTAGGGCTTTTGTCTGCGACATTTATCTTTTTTTACGGATATGAAATTTTAGAGCTTCTAAAAGTCCCGGCAAATTTACAACAAGAAAGCTATACCTACTTACATATGCTTGGTTTTGCACTCATGTTTGACGGTATCGGCATGGTGCTTGCTGCGATTTTGCGCGTTTATGGATATGCTACCGAGGTTATGTTTGTTTCGTTTTTAATGAACATTATAACCGTTGCAGGTAACGCCATCATGCTTTTTGGTTGGTTTGGCTTGCCAAGTTACGGACTATACGGGGTTGCTATATCAACCATAGCAGGACGATTTGTCGGACTTATCGTGCTTGCCATTATGCTTATCCGCCTTGCAAAAGTTAGAATTTTCATTAAAAGACTATTTAGCTTACCATTTAACGTCTTGCGTAAAATTTTGCATGTCGGGCTTCCAAGCGCCGGAGAAAACCTGCTTTGGATGGCTCAATACATGGTCGCCTTTGGCTTTGTTGCAAGTATGGGAGAAGCAAGTTTGTCGGTGCAAACAATTTACTTTCAAATAACACTTTTAATACTTCTGTGCGGGGCAAGCATAAGCATAGCAAACGAAGTTATAGTCGGGCATTTGGTTGGCGCTAAGCAGTTTGAAGAGGCTTATCTCCGTACTTTTAGGGCATTAAGATACGGCGTTATTGCAACCGTTGTTGTTGTGCTTATAATGTTTGCGTTAAAAGACCTTATCATGCATGAGTTAAATTTAACACAAGAGTTAAAAGATGTTATGTTGCCACTTTTTACACTATCTATCGTGCTTGAGATCGGCAGGACATTTAATATCGTTATCGTAAATGCTCTTCGTGCTAGCGGCGATGCTAGATTTCCATTAATGACGGGCTTAGTTTTTATGTGGGGCGTAAGTCTTCCGCTTGGGTATTTTTTAGGAATTTATCTTGGCTGGGGGATACTTGGCGTTTGGATAGGATTTACGGCTGATGAATGGCTAAGAGGACTTGTTAATACTTGGCGCTGGAAGAGTAAAAAATGGCAGTCAAAACGGCTTGTATAAATTTTTATAACCTACAAGTTAAGCTAAATTTCAAACCGCGCGTTAAAAACACTCATTTAAGAGTAGCTAAAAACGCGCAAATTTCGATGACGCTACCCTTTCGTGCCACTCAAAAACAAGCTATAGATTTTTTAGAAAAAAACAAAGAGTGGCTTATAAATACACATGAGAGAATTTTAAAAAACATGCCAAAAGATGATGAATTTATCCTACTTGGCAAAATTTATAAGATAAAATTCGATGAAATTTACAAGATACCTGTGATCGATGACAATGAAATTTTAGTAAAAGATAAAAACTTGCTTGAAAAATTTAAAAAAACCAGAGCAAAGGAAATTTTTAGCAAAGCAATAATGGAATTTAAGCCACTTATGAATCGTGAGGTTAATCGCATCACCGTAAGAAATATGCAAACTAGATGGGGGAGTTGCAACTCTCGCAAAGGATATATAAATTTAAATATAAATTTGATAGAAAAAGACGAAGAGCTCATAAAATACGTCGTTCTTCACGAACTAACACATCTTATATATCCGCATCATCAAAAGAGTTTTTATAACTTTATCGAGCGTATAATGCCTGACTTTAGAAAGAGAGAGAAAAGACTAAACGGCAAGATCGTATAGGAAATTTAAATTAAAAAAACCGATGTTCAAATTTAAAACCTAAACATCGGGAATTTAATCTTAAGCAGTGGCTAGGGATTTTTCTCGTTTATTTTTCATCCACTGAGTAGCAAATACAAACATATATATACCAAATCCTATCGCATAAGCGGCGTATTCGTTTGGCACAACAGAGTATTTAGCACAGATGTTTGGCACAAGCATCAAAGGCACAACTGATACCAAAAGCACCCTTTCCCAAATTCTGACTTTTGTCACAAAATACCCTTGCAAAACACTCGAAAATGCAAACATACCAATTACTGTCATTGCAAAAACAAGTAGTATTTCAAAAGGATTACTCATCCAAACTATCCCTTTTGCATCAAGCGGATCATCTGGGTTTACGCTTTCGATTAGCATAAGTTTGTTATTAAAGAAAAATGCAAACGGCAAGATCGCAGTTCTAAGATCATAGAAAAATCCTTGAAGTCCGACTATGACTGGATTTGCCTTGGCAATACCTGCTGCCGCATATGCAGCGATACCAACAGGCGGTGTATCGTCGGCTAAAATTCCAAAATAAAACACAAACATATGTGCAGCTATAGCCGGCACTAAAAAGCCGTTTTTATACGCTAGAAGCAGTATAACAGGCGCGACCAAGCTTGAAACAACTATGTAGTTTGCCGTAGTAGGAAGCCCCATACCAAGCACCAGCGACATAACAGCGGTAAGAAGTAGGATTAAGATTATATTATTTCCGGCGACTTGCTCGACTATCTCTGAAAGCACTTGACCAAGTCCCGTTAGCGATATAGAGCCGACAATAATACCCGCAAGTCCTGTTGCTACAGCTATCGTAGTCATGCTTTTTGCCGCAGAAACCATTGCCCAAAATATATCGCTAAAACCGACCAAAACGTCATCTTTGCTTATCTTTTCGCCTTGGGCTAGTTTTTTTACAGGCTCTTGAAATATCATTATCAAAAATAAAAATCCTATCGCATTAAACGCTGCCGATATAGCAGACTCTTTTGCAATCAAAAGCGTATAAAGCAGGACTAGTATCGGCGTGATATAATGTATACCGCTAAGGAAAATTTTAAGCCTTGAGTGGTATTCGCTTTGCTCTATCCCCTTTAATCCCAATTTACAGCTTTCTAAATGCACGATAAAAAATAACGAGATATAACATGCAAATGCAGGTATAACAGCCGCCATCATGACATTTGTATATGTCATACCTAAAAATTCAGCGATGATAAATGCAGCTGCACCCATAATAGGAGGCATAAGTTGACCATTTACTCCTGCCGCAACTTCGATAGCGCCTGCTTTTGTTCTACTAAGACCGGCTTTTTTCATAAGTGGGATGGTAAAAGTTCCAACAGTCACAACGTTTGCAGTTGAGCTTCCGCTTACCATGCCTGTTAATCCACTTGCTATAACTGAAGCTTTTGCCGGACCACCTCTAAATTTACCAAGTAAAGAAAAGGCTAAATTTATAAAATACTGCCCTGCTCCGGCTCTTTCAAGCAATGATCCAAAAAGCACAAAAAGATATATAAAACTAACACTAACACCGATAGGAACTCCAAAAATTCCCTCCGTTGTTAAAAACATATGACCGGCTAATTTCTCAAAACTTGCACCCTGATGCGCGATAATATCTGGCATATATCGCCCAAAATAATCATACAATAAAAATAAAATCGAAATAATACCAAGTGCCGGACCGATGACTCTTCTGCCTGCTTCTATAAGCACGATAACCGCGATAAATGCGATAATTACATCTCTTTGTAAATAATCACCAGGTCTTTCAGCCAAACTATAAAATTCAATAGCCGGATAAAGCACGGCCAAGGTACCGACAACACATAGTATTAGATCATAAAATGGCAAGCTTGTATGTGCTTTTTTGTGAAAAGTAACCGGATAAAGTAAGAATACAAGTGATATCGCAAAGGCAAGGTGTGCCGATCTTGCAATGTTTGTGTTTAAAGGAAAATACGCTATATAAAGCTGAAATACAGACCATGAAAAGCATAAAATAGCTACAAAACAGTTGTAAAAATTACTATTTATCTCTCTCGTTTTGACTTCAACGAATTGCTCTTCGTTCTCGTGAGTTTTATTCTCCATACCTCTCCTTGCTTAAAATCTTAAAAAGCCTAAATTATATCAAAATAAAAATTTTTAACTGCTTAGCTAGCGTTTTAAAATATAGATTTTTTAAAAATTTAAGTGATTTTCAGCAGAAAAATCTGCTGAAAAATTTTAATTATTTTATAATCCCAGCTTCTTTAAATACAGCCTCAGCCGCAGGGTGTAAAGGCGCTGAAAGACCTTGGATTAAGCTCTCTTTTGTTACTGATTTTAGCGCAGGGTGTAAAGTTTTATACTCATCAAAATTATCAAGTATTGACTTAACAACAGCTCTAACAGCCTCATTGCTAGCACTTTCATCAGCCACCAAAACAGCCTTAACACCTATACTATTTACATCTCTATTTATACCTTCATAGCTACCGTTTGGTATAACACCTTTTGCAAAATACGGATAGTCGGCTATCATCTTATCAACGTCTTCGCCAGTAATATCCAAGATGTCAATAGGCATTGAGTTTGCCGCATCAGTGATATTTGCTGTAGGGTGTCCCACCATAAAGCTATAGCCGTCTATTTTTTTATCTTTTAGCGCATGAGGGCACTCTTGCACCGTCAAAACACCACGATATCCAAG
This is a stretch of genomic DNA from Campylobacter sp. RM6914. It encodes these proteins:
- a CDS encoding TRAP transporter permease — encoded protein: MENKTHENEEQFVEVKTREINSNFYNCFVAILCFSWSVFQLYIAYFPLNTNIARSAHLAFAISLVFLLYPVTFHKKAHTSLPFYDLILCVVGTLAVLYPAIEFYSLAERPGDYLQRDVIIAFIAVIVLIEAGRRVIGPALGIISILFLLYDYFGRYMPDIIAHQGASFEKLAGHMFLTTEGIFGVPIGVSVSFIYLFVLFGSLLERAGAGQYFINLAFSLLGKFRGGPAKASVIASGLTGMVSGSSTANVVTVGTFTIPLMKKAGLSRTKAGAIEVAAGVNGQLMPPIMGAAAFIIAEFLGMTYTNVMMAAVIPAFACYISLFFIVHLESCKLGLKGIEQSEYHSRLKIFLSGIHYITPILVLLYTLLIAKESAISAAFNAIGFLFLIMIFQEPVKKLAQGEKISKDDVLVGFSDIFWAMVSAAKSMTTIAVATGLAGIIVGSISLTGLGQVLSEIVEQVAGNNIILILLLTAVMSLVLGMGLPTTANYIVVSSLVAPVILLLAYKNGFLVPAIAAHMFVFYFGILADDTPPVGIAAYAAAGIAKANPVIVGLQGFFYDLRTAILPFAFFFNNKLMLIESVNPDDPLDAKGIVWMSNPFEILLVFAMTVIGMFAFSSVLQGYFVTKVRIWERVLLVSVVPLMLVPNICAKYSVVPNEYAAYAIGFGIYMFVFATQWMKNKREKSLATA
- the abc-f gene encoding ribosomal protection-like ABC-F family protein, producing MALIDLIEVSKKFGPNEILNEVSLSINERERIAIIGKNGGGKSTLMKIICGAYDVDSGRVVTQNNISVQMLSQAPKYDDGLSVKGVLNLELKEIFEARDEYAKVVEILAHEPENTAIHARADELIKFIESKDGWDIERSIEQVLVQFSLKEYENRLVNSLSGGEIRRVALGALILKKPDVLLLDEPTNHLDVYMVRFLEDMLKNSKQTIIFISHDRYFIDAIATRSIEIEEAKIRSFDGGYAYYLAKKQEILESMAKTHETLLKNLKSEEEWLRRGVKARLKRNEGRKERVLAMREEAKKNPGVIRRVKLELERASKNFNQTHSTNRKKMLFEVKDLTLKIGDKELLKDFNARILQGERIAIVGRNGSGKSTLLKALLGKIPPFKGKIERGEVRVGYFDQNRSELNDDKNLIEIFCPNGGDHVMVRGRNMHVYGYLKNFLFPKEYLDKPVGVLSGGEKNRVALALLFTKEYDILVLDEPTNDLDIATINILEEYLQSFTGAIIFVSHDRYFVDKISNKLWAFEGQNIEVVHNEYSAYLELKDELGEIDEFENELIKNQTTTVQKQKSGSKLSYKQNKILNENPALIESLEAKILELETALSDPQIYQEIGINKIYDELESKKAELEKLENEYFEVLEISENLENLV
- a CDS encoding sodium-dependent transporter, which gives rise to MEKKNFTSRWAFIIACVGSAVGMANVWGFPYKVGANGGGAFLIIYLMFIALFSYVALSAEYAIGRRAKTGTLGSYEYAFATRGLGGVGKILGWIPLAGSMCIAIGYAVIIAYVLKALTQALSGSLMSVDTNTWFESFALTPYSVVPFHIIVVVGTLLTLFFGAKSIEKTNKIMMPLFFILFTILAVRVAMLDGAFEGYKFIFKADFSKLSDPMVWVAAMGQAFFSLSITGSGMIVYGAYLPKTEDVVDSARKTAIFDTIAATVAAFVMIPAVFAYSMDPAAGPKLLFVTLPKILQDMPGGQIFAIILFTAVIFGGISSLQNMFEAVAESILHKFPKLKRTHVLVALCVVCLGVGINMEMISSWGPWMDLVSIYIIPIGAVIGALSWFWVIKKEEIMDEINTGAAKKHGDLWYNIGRYVYVPLAFVLCVIALSMGISF
- a CDS encoding M48 family metallopeptidase, whose product is MAVKTACINFYNLQVKLNFKPRVKNTHLRVAKNAQISMTLPFRATQKQAIDFLEKNKEWLINTHERILKNMPKDDEFILLGKIYKIKFDEIYKIPVIDDNEILVKDKNLLEKFKKTRAKEIFSKAIMEFKPLMNREVNRITVRNMQTRWGSCNSRKGYINLNINLIEKDEELIKYVVLHELTHLIYPHHQKSFYNFIERIMPDFRKREKRLNGKIV
- a CDS encoding MATE family efflux transporter, producing MNLSLKKLTIPIFLDMFLHFITLIINTYMVTKVSVHLVGAMGAGNQVMDLFMTIFGFLSVGCSIVVAQALGAKNKKLVKRVIHASITFNSIVGLLSATFIFFYGYEILELLKVPANLQQESYTYLHMLGFALMFDGIGMVLAAILRVYGYATEVMFVSFLMNIITVAGNAIMLFGWFGLPSYGLYGVAISTIAGRFVGLIVLAIMLIRLAKVRIFIKRLFSLPFNVLRKILHVGLPSAGENLLWMAQYMVAFGFVASMGEASLSVQTIYFQITLLILLCGASISIANEVIVGHLVGAKQFEEAYLRTFRALRYGVIATVVVVLIMFALKDLIMHELNLTQELKDVMLPLFTLSIVLEIGRTFNIVIVNALRASGDARFPLMTGLVFMWGVSLPLGYFLGIYLGWGILGVWIGFTADEWLRGLVNTWRWKSKKWQSKRLV